The Streptomyces sp. NBC_00440 genome contains a region encoding:
- a CDS encoding bifunctional methylenetetrahydrofolate dehydrogenase/methenyltetrahydrofolate cyclohydrolase — MTAQILDGKATAAAIKSDLTVRVAALKEKGVAPGLGTLLVGDDPGSRWYVNGKHRDCAEVGIGSIQRELPDTATQEDIEAVVRELNENPECTGYIVQLPLPKGIDTNRVLGLMDPAKDADGLHPTSLGKLVLNEEGPLPCTPYGIIQLLRHHGVEINGAHVVVVGRGITVGRSIPLLLTRKSENATVTQCHTGTRDLPAMLKQADIIVSAAGVRHIINPEDVKPGAAVLDVGVSRDENGKIAGDVHPGVAEVAGWVSPNPGGVGPMTRAQLLVNVVEAAERSVG, encoded by the coding sequence ATGACAGCCCAGATTCTCGATGGCAAGGCCACCGCGGCCGCGATCAAGTCCGATCTGACCGTCCGCGTGGCGGCCCTCAAGGAGAAGGGGGTGGCCCCCGGTCTCGGCACCCTGCTCGTCGGTGACGACCCGGGCAGCCGGTGGTACGTCAACGGCAAGCACCGCGACTGCGCCGAGGTCGGTATCGGGTCCATCCAGCGCGAACTCCCCGACACCGCAACGCAGGAGGACATCGAGGCGGTCGTCCGGGAGCTCAACGAGAACCCCGAATGCACCGGATACATCGTGCAGTTGCCGCTCCCCAAGGGCATCGACACCAACCGCGTCCTGGGGCTGATGGACCCGGCCAAGGACGCCGACGGGCTGCACCCGACGAGCCTCGGCAAGCTGGTGCTGAACGAGGAGGGGCCGCTGCCCTGCACCCCGTACGGCATCATCCAGCTGCTCCGTCACCACGGTGTGGAGATCAACGGGGCGCATGTCGTGGTCGTCGGCCGCGGTATCACCGTCGGCCGCTCGATCCCGCTGCTGCTGACCCGTAAGTCCGAGAACGCGACCGTCACGCAGTGCCACACCGGCACCCGTGACCTTCCCGCGATGCTCAAGCAGGCGGACATCATCGTCTCCGCTGCCGGTGTCCGGCACATCATCAACCCCGAGGACGTCAAGCCGGGCGCCGCTGTCCTCGATGTCGGCGTCAGCCGGGACGAGAACGGCAAGATCGCCGGAGATGTGCACCCCGGCGTCGCGGAGGTGGCCGGCTGGGTCTCTCCGAACCCGGGCGGTGTGGGCCCGATGACCCGCGCGCAGCTGCTGGTGAACGTCGTGGAGGCGGCGGAGCGCAGTGTCGGCTGA
- a CDS encoding cell division protein PerM produces the protein MARVTLMTDRRPSLAPVRSRSAVLADCVLRGGLAAALGLGLLTVLVMLLWISSPYPDSGPGGALHVAAALWLLAHGTELTRQDTASGVPAPLGMVPMLLVVLPIWLVQRAAREAFDPANGRPGPSVPGALCAVTGGYLLVAAAVTAYASGGPLSVVPLSALWHLPLVAGAAAAVGVWRARAFPREPHSGWGRMRFPGGRALPAGVRRAFAHPRVPTALRAGAAGAAVLVGGGALLVGGSLVWHGGAAQESFLRLTGAWSGRFTVLLLAAALVPNAALWGASYALGPGFTLGTGSVVTPLMVTGNAALPYFPLLAALPGPGGGSPLNWAVAGVPLAAGAVVGWFVTRVREDDRAETLGVTALMAVSGAVVCAAAVAVLAALSGGPLGTGRLTSFGPVWWQTSVATLAWTVGTGLLVALARRWRALRSSRPDPVAPAVDAAVPVEVLAPVKAAASASAKAPAPAKAPAVAEPETHDTVDNIGDDRREDSGEDSRNDDGADSGAQVGRWAALRAYSRRLLAKFPLTDEQDRGSSPVLTEPPASPVAQASPVGPASPADPASPASSLPPGEGAGTAESAAAAHPEHLVQAEHPEHLEHPEQKGDLPAPAVPTAPAEAAVPAAPAVPVEAAAPAADPAVDTAPDQDADRPDHHDPADSKSGLPSQPAGAGPDIWPPMPYADED, from the coding sequence ATGGCCCGCGTGACCCTGATGACCGATCGCCGTCCGTCGCTCGCCCCCGTACGGAGCCGATCCGCCGTGCTGGCCGACTGCGTGCTGCGAGGCGGGCTCGCGGCGGCGCTCGGACTCGGCTTGCTCACCGTGCTGGTGATGCTGCTGTGGATCAGCTCGCCCTATCCCGACAGCGGTCCGGGCGGCGCGCTGCATGTCGCCGCCGCGCTGTGGCTGCTGGCCCACGGCACGGAGCTGACCAGGCAGGACACCGCTTCCGGCGTGCCCGCCCCGCTGGGCATGGTGCCGATGCTGCTGGTCGTCCTGCCCATCTGGCTGGTCCAGCGGGCCGCGCGTGAAGCGTTCGACCCCGCGAACGGCCGCCCGGGACCATCGGTGCCGGGCGCTCTGTGCGCGGTCACCGGCGGCTATCTGCTGGTCGCCGCCGCCGTCACGGCGTACGCCTCGGGCGGGCCGCTGTCCGTCGTACCGCTGAGCGCGCTGTGGCATCTGCCGCTCGTCGCCGGTGCCGCGGCCGCGGTGGGTGTGTGGCGGGCGCGCGCCTTCCCGCGCGAGCCGCACAGCGGCTGGGGGCGCATGCGATTTCCCGGTGGCAGGGCGCTTCCCGCCGGCGTACGGCGTGCCTTCGCCCACCCCCGGGTGCCGACCGCGCTCAGGGCCGGTGCCGCCGGAGCTGCCGTGCTGGTCGGTGGGGGTGCGCTGCTGGTCGGCGGTTCGCTGGTGTGGCACGGGGGCGCCGCGCAGGAGTCGTTCCTGCGGCTGACCGGTGCCTGGTCGGGGCGGTTCACGGTCCTGCTGCTGGCCGCCGCACTCGTACCGAACGCGGCGTTGTGGGGTGCTTCGTACGCGCTCGGTCCCGGCTTCACCCTCGGTACCGGTTCGGTGGTGACGCCGCTCATGGTCACCGGCAATGCCGCGCTGCCCTACTTCCCGCTGTTGGCCGCTCTGCCGGGGCCGGGGGGCGGTTCGCCGTTGAACTGGGCGGTCGCGGGTGTGCCGCTGGCCGCGGGTGCTGTCGTCGGCTGGTTCGTGACGCGGGTACGGGAGGACGACCGGGCCGAGACCCTCGGCGTGACCGCGCTCATGGCGGTGTCGGGGGCGGTCGTCTGTGCGGCGGCGGTGGCCGTTCTGGCTGCACTGTCCGGCGGGCCGCTCGGCACCGGGAGGCTGACGTCCTTCGGCCCGGTGTGGTGGCAGACGAGCGTGGCCACCCTCGCCTGGACCGTGGGAACGGGACTTCTGGTGGCACTGGCCCGTCGCTGGCGGGCGCTGCGGAGCAGCAGGCCCGACCCGGTGGCGCCCGCCGTGGACGCCGCGGTGCCGGTGGAGGTCCTGGCCCCGGTGAAGGCTGCGGCCTCGGCCTCGGCGAAAGCTCCGGCACCGGCGAAAGCTCCGGCCGTGGCGGAACCGGAGACGCACGACACCGTGGACAACATCGGGGACGACCGCAGGGAAGACAGCGGGGAGGACAGCAGGAACGACGACGGAGCAGACAGTGGAGCGCAGGTGGGGCGGTGGGCCGCGCTGCGGGCCTATTCCAGGAGGCTGTTGGCGAAGTTCCCCCTCACGGATGAGCAGGACAGGGGCTCGTCACCCGTGCTGACCGAGCCTCCGGCGTCTCCCGTGGCTCAAGCGTCTCCCGTGGGTCCAGCGTCTCCCGCGGATCCGGCGTCTCCCGCGTCATCGCTCCCGCCCGGGGAGGGCGCTGGGACTGCTGAGAGCGCCGCCGCGGCTCACCCCGAACACCTCGTTCAGGCCGAACACCCCGAACACCTCGAACACCCCGAACAGAAGGGAGATCTTCCGGCGCCCGCAGTTCCCACTGCGCCCGCCGAGGCTGCCGTGCCTGCTGCGCCCGCCGTGCCCGTCGAGGCTGCCGCGCCCGCCGCGGATCCCGCCGTGGATACGGCGCCGGACCAGGACGCCGACAGGCCTGACCATCACGATCCCGCCGACAGCAAGAGCGGTCTTCCGTCGCAGCCGGCCGGTGCCGGGCCGGACATCTGGCCGCCCATGCCCTACGCCGACGAGGACTGA
- the purH gene encoding bifunctional phosphoribosylaminoimidazolecarboxamide formyltransferase/IMP cyclohydrolase: MSWGVWPVTATALRDERFRSVHTENTDTVKPIRRALVSVYDKSGLEELALGLHEAGVTLVSTGSTAAKIAAAGVPVTKVEELTGFPECLDGRVKTLHPRVHAGILADLRLADHRRQLAELEVEPFDLVVVNLYPFTETVASGATPDECVEQIDIGGPSMVRAAAKNHPSVAVVTSPERYPDVLTAVRGGGFDLTARKRLAAEAFRHTAAYDVAVAGWFADDYAAADDSGFPEFLGATYERGNVLRYGENPHQGAALYVSGTGGLAQAEQLHGKEMSYNNYTDTDAARRAAYDHIEPCVAIIKHANPCGIAIGADLAEAHRKAHACDPVSAYGGVIAVNRPVTVALAEQIAPIFTEVVVAPAYEDGAVDVLARKKNIRVLRCPDAPSAAAEVKQIDGGALLQVADRLQADGDDPANWTLASGDALDAAGLAELSFAWKACRAVKSNAILLAKDGASVGVGMGQVNRVDSAKLAVERAGEERARGAYAASDAFFPFPDGFEILANAGVSAVVQPGGSVRDELVVEAAKKAGVTMYFTGTRHFFH, from the coding sequence ATGTCGTGGGGCGTCTGGCCCGTAACGGCTACCGCATTGAGGGACGAAAGGTTCAGGTCGGTGCACACCGAGAACACGGACACCGTTAAGCCCATCCGGCGCGCGCTCGTCAGCGTCTACGACAAGTCGGGTCTGGAGGAGCTGGCCCTCGGGCTGCACGAGGCGGGCGTCACGCTCGTCTCCACCGGATCCACCGCGGCGAAGATCGCCGCCGCCGGTGTGCCGGTCACCAAGGTCGAGGAGCTCACCGGTTTCCCGGAGTGCCTCGACGGCCGCGTCAAGACGCTGCACCCCCGTGTGCACGCCGGGATCCTCGCCGATCTGCGCCTGGCGGACCACCGCAGGCAGCTCGCCGAGCTGGAGGTGGAGCCCTTCGACCTGGTCGTGGTGAACCTCTACCCCTTCACCGAGACCGTCGCGTCCGGTGCCACGCCCGACGAGTGCGTCGAGCAGATCGACATCGGCGGCCCCTCGATGGTCCGGGCCGCGGCCAAGAACCACCCGTCGGTGGCCGTCGTCACCAGCCCGGAGCGGTACCCGGACGTCCTCACCGCCGTCCGCGGCGGCGGCTTCGACCTGACCGCCCGCAAGCGGCTCGCCGCCGAGGCGTTCCGGCACACCGCCGCGTACGACGTGGCGGTCGCCGGGTGGTTCGCCGATGACTATGCGGCCGCCGACGACAGCGGCTTCCCCGAGTTCCTCGGCGCCACGTACGAGCGCGGAAACGTCCTGCGCTACGGCGAGAACCCGCACCAGGGCGCCGCGCTGTACGTCTCCGGTACGGGCGGCCTCGCCCAGGCCGAGCAGCTGCACGGCAAGGAGATGTCGTACAACAACTACACGGACACCGACGCCGCGCGCCGGGCCGCGTACGACCACATCGAGCCCTGCGTGGCGATCATCAAGCACGCCAATCCGTGCGGCATCGCGATCGGCGCCGACCTCGCGGAGGCCCACCGCAAGGCGCACGCCTGTGACCCGGTGTCCGCGTACGGCGGTGTGATCGCCGTCAACCGCCCGGTCACCGTGGCGCTCGCCGAGCAGATCGCCCCCATCTTCACCGAGGTCGTCGTCGCTCCGGCGTACGAGGACGGCGCGGTCGACGTGCTGGCACGCAAGAAGAACATCCGGGTGCTGCGCTGTCCGGATGCCCCCTCGGCCGCGGCCGAGGTCAAGCAGATCGACGGCGGCGCGCTGCTCCAGGTCGCCGACCGGCTCCAGGCCGACGGTGACGACCCCGCCAACTGGACGCTCGCGTCCGGCGATGCGCTCGACGCGGCCGGGCTGGCCGAGCTGTCGTTCGCCTGGAAGGCGTGCCGCGCGGTGAAGTCCAACGCGATTCTGCTCGCCAAGGACGGCGCGTCCGTCGGCGTCGGGATGGGGCAGGTCAACCGGGTCGACTCCGCGAAGCTCGCCGTCGAGCGCGCGGGTGAGGAGCGGGCGCGGGGGGCGTACGCGGCTTCGGACGCCTTCTTCCCGTTCCCCGACGGCTTCGAGATCCTGGCGAACGCGGGGGTCAGTGCTGTGGTGCAGCCGGGCGGCTCGGTCCGTGACGAGCTGGTCGTGGAGGCTGCCAAGAAGGCGGGCGTGACGATGTACTTCACGGGTACGCGGCACTTCTTCCACTGA
- a CDS encoding RDD family protein, giving the protein MSFGDPNPNNPYGPPPGQPQGQPQQPPQPGYGYPQQAPQGVPQQPGYGYPQAPPVQQPYGGGYPQQPGYGGGRPPYAGWWSRFAALLIDAICISIPYGILIGIGGAVGGGVGSTVAVLGILVGIGLGLFKIYKEGTTGQFLGKKALGISLLREADGQTLGFGMAFVRYLAHFVDSIACYLGWLWPAWDSKKQTFADKICSTVVVKVG; this is encoded by the coding sequence ATGAGCTTCGGCGACCCGAACCCGAACAACCCCTACGGCCCGCCGCCGGGGCAGCCGCAGGGCCAGCCCCAGCAGCCGCCGCAGCCGGGTTACGGATACCCGCAGCAGGCCCCGCAGGGCGTGCCGCAGCAGCCGGGCTACGGCTACCCGCAGGCCCCGCCGGTCCAGCAGCCCTACGGTGGCGGCTACCCGCAGCAGCCCGGTTACGGCGGCGGCCGGCCCCCGTACGCGGGCTGGTGGAGCCGGTTCGCCGCCCTCCTGATCGACGCGATATGCATCTCCATCCCGTACGGCATCCTCATCGGCATCGGTGGCGCCGTGGGCGGCGGCGTGGGCTCGACCGTCGCGGTGCTCGGCATCCTCGTCGGCATCGGGCTCGGCCTCTTCAAGATCTACAAGGAGGGCACCACGGGCCAGTTCCTCGGCAAGAAGGCCCTCGGTATCAGCCTGCTGCGCGAGGCCGACGGCCAGACCCTGGGCTTCGGCATGGCGTTCGTCCGCTACCTCGCCCACTTCGTGGACAGCATCGCCTGCTACCTGGGCTGGCTGTGGCCGGCGTGGGACTCCAAGAAGCAGACGTTCGCGGACAAGATCTGCTCGACCGTGGTCGTCAAGGTCGGCTGA
- a CDS encoding DNA-directed RNA polymerase sigma-70 factor → MTELRSPKKRRRVREAKSPSAGQAAEDRCEATAPAEAAPAPDPQEAPAEQTTQEVREVQGAEGAQGSGAPQASPDASPDPEQPPGVTPAEAFDMLYARAASGLVHQTYLLTGRHRLAGESVERAFHLAWQTWPEVATDRDPEGWVRAAAYEYAMSPWHRPSRRRRRRDRRGVDPAQLPLRDAVLRLPPAYRRTLLLYDGLGLDLPETAAETEASTPAAANRLLYARAAVARALPDLEEPGLLQEHLGALALAGAEATLPEPRAVRTRSERRTRFWTRLTISCAVLLTAVTTFTLVTAPTHYARPTGPPHHVQGVPPRGGPQRLTAEDKKLHRKLQALPANGPERLVPQLR, encoded by the coding sequence ATGACGGAACTGCGCTCGCCGAAGAAGCGGCGCCGAGTACGCGAGGCGAAGTCGCCGAGCGCCGGGCAGGCAGCGGAGGACCGGTGCGAAGCGACAGCACCGGCAGAAGCGGCACCCGCACCGGACCCGCAGGAAGCACCCGCGGAACAGACCACACAAGAAGTGCGGGAAGTACAGGGCGCGGAGGGCGCGCAGGGGTCTGGAGCCCCGCAGGCTTCACCCGACGCCTCGCCCGACCCCGAACAGCCACCGGGTGTCACCCCCGCCGAGGCTTTCGACATGCTCTACGCGCGGGCCGCGTCCGGTCTCGTCCACCAGACGTATCTGCTCACCGGCCGCCACCGGCTCGCCGGGGAGTCGGTCGAGCGCGCGTTCCACCTGGCGTGGCAGACATGGCCGGAGGTCGCGACGGACCGCGACCCGGAGGGTTGGGTACGCGCGGCGGCGTACGAGTACGCGATGTCGCCCTGGCACCGGCCGAGCCGCAGGCGCAGGCGTCGCGACCGCCGGGGCGTCGATCCGGCGCAGCTGCCGCTGCGGGACGCCGTACTCCGTCTGCCGCCCGCCTACCGGCGCACCCTGCTGCTCTACGACGGGCTCGGTCTCGACCTCCCCGAGACCGCGGCCGAGACGGAAGCGAGCACACCGGCGGCTGCGAACAGGCTGCTGTACGCGCGGGCTGCCGTGGCCCGCGCCCTGCCCGATCTGGAGGAACCCGGGCTGCTCCAGGAGCATCTGGGCGCCCTCGCCCTGGCCGGTGCCGAAGCCACCCTCCCGGAGCCCCGCGCCGTCCGGACGAGGAGCGAGCGGCGTACCCGTTTCTGGACCCGGCTCACCATCAGCTGCGCCGTCCTGCTCACGGCCGTGACGACGTTCACCCTGGTCACTGCTCCGACCCACTACGCACGGCCGACCGGCCCGCCACATCATGTGCAGGGCGTCCCGCCGCGCGGGGGCCCGCAGCGGCTGACCGCCGAGGACAAGAAGCTGCACCGGAAACTCCAGGCCCTCCCGGCCAACGGCCCGGAACGCCTGGTACCGCAACTGCGCTGA
- the purN gene encoding phosphoribosylglycinamide formyltransferase translates to MRSIRTTAQVVSRKGPAVASPPSPARLVVLISGSGTNLQALLDAIAGDPAAYGAEIVAVGADRDGIAGLDRARDAGLPTFVCKVKEYADRDAWDAALTEATAAYAPDLVVSAGFMKIVGKQFLAAFGGRIVNTHPALLPAFPGAHGVRDALAYGARVTGCTVHFVDDGVDTGPIIAQGVVEIREQDDESALHERIKEVERKLLVDVVGRLARNGYRIEGRKVQVGAHREHGHR, encoded by the coding sequence ATGCGATCTATTCGTACGACCGCACAAGTCGTATCCAGAAAGGGCCCCGCTGTGGCCTCGCCGCCTTCTCCCGCCCGCCTGGTCGTGCTGATTTCCGGTTCCGGAACCAATCTGCAGGCCCTGCTCGACGCAATCGCCGGCGATCCGGCCGCTTACGGAGCCGAAATCGTCGCGGTCGGCGCTGACCGCGACGGCATCGCCGGACTCGACCGCGCACGCGACGCGGGGCTGCCGACCTTCGTCTGCAAGGTGAAGGAGTACGCGGACCGCGACGCGTGGGACGCGGCGCTGACCGAGGCCACCGCCGCTTACGCACCCGACCTGGTCGTGTCGGCCGGTTTCATGAAGATCGTGGGGAAGCAGTTCCTCGCGGCCTTCGGCGGCCGGATCGTCAATACGCATCCGGCGCTGCTGCCCGCCTTCCCCGGCGCCCACGGAGTGCGCGACGCGCTCGCGTACGGGGCCAGGGTCACCGGCTGCACCGTCCACTTCGTCGACGACGGCGTCGACACCGGACCGATCATCGCGCAAGGTGTGGTCGAGATCCGGGAGCAGGACGACGAAAGCGCTCTTCACGAGCGGATCAAGGAAGTCGAGCGGAAGCTGCTCGTCGATGTCGTGGGGCGTCTGGCCCGTAACGGCTACCGCATTGAGGGACGAAAGGTTCAGGTCGGTGCACACCGAGAACACGGACACCGTTAA